Below is a genomic region from Rhinolophus sinicus isolate RSC01 linkage group LG11, ASM3656204v1, whole genome shotgun sequence.
ATCCCTTTTACCAAACATAAAGCCCCAGCCTTGATTTCTATAATACCATTAAAATAATGTACTTTGCATCGccaaaaaagaaacagtattGATTTGTATTCTGTATTTCCTATCGTCCATTTGTTGATTTGGTATAAAAGAAGGAACATTTCTAAAGACGTGCAAGTCAGCTCCCTCACGGAGAGCTATCAGAAGAGTGTCTCAAAAGAGCACCCGGACCACTCCCTTCTCTCCGGCTCACGGGCCCCAGGACCTCCAGGCACATGCAATCTTCCGCAGGATTCTCCGACAAGCCTGCTTCACCCTGGGATTCCCCATGATCAATATGACAGAATGAAGGGAAGGATAGGCAGCCATGAGTGTCTCCGAGAGGAAGACAGTGGTGAGATCAACAGAAGATTTGGCGGTGATGGAATAGGGACTGGCCACAAAGTAAACCATGTGAAGGATAAAGAAGCAGACCAAGGACTTCAGGACAGTGATGTGAGCCTGGGCCTGAGCGTCCGTCCTGCCCGCTGTGTGGACCTTCATCTTCCTGTGGTGTCTATACAAAGAGGCGATCAGCATCCCAGAGGCCACAAGAAACACCATGAAGGGCAACCAGCTTCCTGCATTGAACTGTAATAGCTTCAGGTAGTGCCCGCTTGAAAGGGGGTACggaaggctgctgtttccttgggAAGGACTGTCGAGCTTTAAGCCAACCGGGGCTAGAAGTAACAGATTGATCAGGAGGCCCCCCAAAAGGCAGCAGAGACTCAGGCAAGGGGCCCTCTGCTTCAGCCACAGGTAGACAGGGTGTTCAAAGGTGGTGATCTTCTTGCAGTAGAAGACACTGAGGAAAGTGGCAAACCACAGGCTGGCCTGGCTCACCACAGCGTACAAGATATTAAGGTGGTGAAACCAATGGCGGCTCTGGAAAAGCGGAAACAGGCTTAAGTCCACCATGATCAGGCACTGCAGGAGAAATCGGCAGCCCGCCAGGCCCAGGACGATGAGGTAGTAAGAGGACCCCTTGAATTTTCTGCACCATTCTCGAAAACTCCAGACCACCAGGACTCCATTGCCAACCAGGCCAATGAGAAATtctgccactgccaccaccatcaGCAGTCCTAGGACAGGCGTGTGCATGGCCGGGGAAGGAGCGTCTCACTGCCGTCTCGGGAGCTGCCCTGCGTCAGTGCTACCGAATGCGTGTGTGGCTCCTGGCTGAGCTTCACACCCGCTGAGGGTGACGCCACACTCACGGTAGATTTTCACACCACAAAAATGGGGATTTGGTCTTGCCCATCTGTAACTTGTCCTCCAGCAGAGACTGAAGAGCTGTGACCAGGAACACAGAGTTTTGAAGTTATGATGCCGTCGGTATTTGCATCCACGGGAATGAACTCTGAGCCTCCACTCAGAGACCTGAAACAGTACCACGGACACCAACCCTCCCTCCGAGGTCGTGGGTTCAGATGCCAGCACGTCATGTGGTAAGACCTCCCGACCAGAAACACCAAATCAAAACATTCTCAAGTTCCATACATTGCCAGATGGGAGCGCATatgtataaaacagaaatttgatGTTCATAAAAAGAACTCTGAGCATATTAGCATGAAAGCTGAATACTCAGAAATTTCATTATCGAAGAGAGAAGTAGGGAAAGTCTGGAGGAAGAAAACAATCAGATTGTtaccccaaataaatttaataaaaaaagaaaaagaaaacagaactaaaaCATGTAATATTTCAGTGCCAAATAATAAACCACAGAGGAGGTCAGGTAGAAGAGCCATTCCGGCCGATCAGGGTTGAGGTCACCTCTGCCCTTTAGGATCAATTGTCCACGCTCACTTGACTTAGCATGTATCTCACATCAAGGcctgagaggaaggagaggagctCAAGGAAGTGACAACAGACTAGCACAGTTACCAAGAAATACAGGGAAAGGGCTGCATTTGTTGTCCCGATTGGAACGTCCCTGGAACCAGCCCGACACAAATGTGCCCCAATGATTCCCATCCCGATGTACACACCTGGGTAACCCAtgagctggggtggggcctgTGAATAAGAGgggatgtcacttctgtgattagGTTACAACATATGGCAAAGATGAAGGGcttttgcagatgtcattaaggTCCCATATCATTCAAGTTTGAGTTCATCAGAAACCCTAGGTGGGCCTGGCTTAGTAAGTTCAAGTCTTGGAAGAGGGACTGGGCCCGCCCTCCTGCGTGCCTTGGCGAgtccagctgccatgttgtgagacAGCCGCATGGTGAGTAACGGCGGGAGGCCTCGAGGTGCGGAGACTGGCACCCAGCTGACAGCTAGTACGACGACATGGATTTACAACTGCAAgggactgaattctgccaaccacCAGGGGCTTGGAACAGCACCCTGAGCTCCAGACatctctttttttggtttttaatttaagtatacaAACGATACATACTttagtttaagatgtacaacacAGGCAGCGTCTTAATCACAGCTTGTGAGACCCTGTGGACAGAGCCCACGTAGGCTGTGCCCACACTCttgatccacagaaactgtggCATAAGAAGTGCATGTTGCTTAAAGCTGTTAAGTTTGTACTGTTacacaggaaagagaaaaccagACACAGGGTTCAAACCAGGCGAGAAACAACTACGAGGAAATGAGGAGAACAAGAGATTcaatcagaaagaagaaaggcaggCTAGCCCCTAGGAAGGCAGCCTGGGGTAGCAGAAAGCATTCTGCACCAGGGTCAGAAGCCCCAGCACCTGGTCCCAGCGGGCACTTGAAGAAGCTGCAGGCCAggctctctctgggcctcggcTACTCTACTAATAATATAATGGACTGTAGGGCTGGATTTCCATTCATTCAGATAAGATTTACAAGCACTAATCACGTGCCAGGCAGTGTACCAGGCTTAGGAATACAGCCATGAGCAATGGGTACCCTTGCTTCCAGGGGGCACCCACTGGGTACCATCTCCACCCCTGCAAGACCAGGTGCCTAAAAACTCTGGTTGCAGCTGtggagacacagaggagaaggtTACAATCTGCCACCGACCAGAAAATCTGGATGAGGCGTGAACCGCTCCAAGAGCAGGGCTTCTATGGTGGCTTTCTGGTAATAGCCATAACGGCCCCTCTCTctcaccctgccctgccccactgGAAGTCCTGGGCAGTGGAACTTCATATGAAACCTGGCAGCCAACAGACATGTATCCAGAAAGCCTCATCTGGCCTctaaaacaaatccaaaacatCACCATAAATATAAAGATGGTTTCTTGACAGACTACTTGACGGCTGGTGTTAAGAAAGGCTAAGCCATATACGGAATTGAGGTAGTTAGTTAATTCCAATAAGAAAAACCGCTCACCTAAAAACTACCTAGCAATCAATGCACAGGTTCCCcgttttttaaaacacacacattgttttgaaattatagctattttctacttcctttcaTCAAGGGAGAAAGTATATTGGCAAAGAAAATTGGATTATCAACAGTAATTTAGAAAAACGTGATAGTTTTCATGCAAAACATGAAAACTCAGTTTTGAATTCTggagtttattaaaataatgtacttTGCATTGCTTAGAGAACAATCACCCtggtttctattctgtttttcatgtaaccctcttattttatctcaaaatccaagaggaaatgagaagaactgagaacaaaaattttaattaacttcacaggaaatgaattttatagctggaaattaCCTAGAGTATGGGCTTACTAGGTCTTTCTCCCATGTCTTAGCCTCTTGGATCACCAAGCACAGGCCACCTTCCACAATTCTCTACATCTGATTCCTCATGACCACGGTGACAGAATGCAGAGAAGTGTGGGCAGCCGGCCGTAAGTGTCTCTGAGAGGAGACAGTGATGAGCTTGCAGGGGACAAGCTGGAGAGGATGGGAAGAGGCTAGCAAGGCATAAAAAGCCACGTAAAGAGGAAGAAGTAGCTACAGGACTTTGGTTTCAAAGACTCAGGTCTgacatttttacacacacacacacacacacacacacacacacacacacacgcacgctcTCCCTCTACCAACTTGCAAGAGTAAGTACAGCTCTACCTGTATCTATATCTGACATGGCTCAAGGACTCAAACATTTCGTATTTCTGTACACGGCTACCTTTCCAATGCTTCCCAGAATTGCGCCTATAATGACACTAGATGGCGTTAGggcaaattcattcttttaatgcGTTGTATGAGTGCAGATGTTTGGAAACTAAGCGAGGAAGCACGTTGTTACTAAGCACGTGTCACAGGAACAAGCACTGCAAATGTACATACACTCAGTCTTTCCAGCTTCTTTCCCCACCACCTTACGGAGAGACGCGGTTCTTGCTCACTGGGTCGGTACAGAACCCAGGTGTGGAAGGAGAAATGCACTCACGGCCTGTGCGCAGCAAGGATCCCGGTCTGAGGAGGAACGGGGCAGGTACCAGCAGCATTCTGGGGCGGAGAACGTGGATGGAGTAAACAAGCAAGACAGTGAGGGCA
It encodes:
- the TAS2R5 gene encoding taste receptor type 2 member 5, with the protein product MHTPVLGLLMVVAVAEFLIGLVGNGVLVVWSFREWCRKFKGSSYYLIVLGLAGCRFLLQCLIMVDLSLFPLFQSRHWFHHLNILYAVVSQASLWFATFLSVFYCKKITTFEHPVYLWLKQRAPCLSLCCLLGGLLINLLLLAPVGLKLDSPSQGNSSLPYPLSSGHYLKLLQFNAGSWLPFMVFLVASGMLIASLYRHHRKMKVHTAGRTDAQAQAHITVLKSLVCFFILHMVYFVASPYSITAKSSVDLTTVFLSETLMAAYPSLHSVILIMGNPRVKQACRRILRKIACAWRSWGP